The Chthoniobacterales bacterium region CGTTCTTGACGGGTTGCCGGGCTTTGGTGAGCCAGCCATTGCGCTTCCATCCATAAACCCACGACGAAATGCCGTTCTGGACGTATTTCGAGTCGGTAAAAAACTCGACGTGGCACGGTTCCTTGAGCGAGGCGAGGCCCTCGATGGCCGCCTGCAGTTCCATGCGATTGTTCGTCGTGGCCGGCACGCCGCCGCTGAGTTCCTTGCGGACATTTCCGAAGGTGAGCACAACGGCCCAGGCTCCCGGACCGGGGTTTCCCCGGCACGCTCCGTCCGAATGCACGACAACTTCCTTCACCGGACGGGATCGCGAGAGTCTTACTTGGCGGCAGTTTTGGAGGCGCGCGTCTTCGCCGGCGTGCGCTTGGCGGGGGCGCTCACGGGAGGCGTCGGAGGCGTGAAAGCGGGGCCATTCTTGCGATGCTCGAGCAGTTGCTCGGCGAGCTGGCGAATCGGCTTCATGACGCCTTTGTAGAGCTTGCCGGTCTTCTTGACCTGGCCCTGAGCGACGAGCCCCTGAAGCTTGTCGTAAGCGCGCAGGCGAAGCATTTCCTCGCCCCCGCTGGCGGCGTTGCGCGCGCGGAGCGCGGTGTGGACGATGTCGAAAAGCGCCTTGAATTCAAAAGACCTTGGGCTCGAGAGCGCGGCCACCAGTTCCTCGGTGACGTTGTCTGGGCCGCGACGGGAGAAACCGGAGAAATTCTGGCGCATAAGGAGCTAACGTAGCACGTTTTGAGTTCGCCGCGGCAAAAAAGGCGGGATCGATTTTCGATCCCGCCTTCCGGGCATCAGCCGAAACCGATGGTGCGCTTCTCCGGCGTTGCCGCCCGCTCGCCGCGGAAGATCTCCGCCAGCGAGAAGTCATCCCCTGCCGGCAGGGGGCGACCGAGGCTAACGGCCAGCCGTTCCGCGCGGGCGCGATTCATCCGGCCGAAGTGCCGGTGAGCGACCAGCCGTCCCGGCCGAAGCAACGCCGGATCGAGTTCTCGTGCCTGGCAGTTGATCGTGCAGATCACCTGGAGCCTGAGAAATTCGCCGAGAATGCCGTCCGTGATGCTGAGCAGCAGGCTGACTTCCTCGCGGTTGTCGGAACGTCGCGGCATGAGCGCATTCTCGGAGTCCTCGAGGATGACGACCATCGACGCGTCCTCGTGAAGACGGCGTTCCGATGACCAGAAGTCCACGAATTCCGCATCTCGCAGGAGGCGCAGATTCGCCGCGGCGAGGAAGTAGAATCGGTGGGTGTCCTTCAGGCGCACCATCAGCTGACGAAGATACGAGGTCTTTCCGGTGCCCGGCGGGCCGTCGAGAACGCTCAATCCGCGATGCCGCGTGGAAAGCGTGTCGACGAAAGCCTCGTGCCACGCGGGGAAGTCTTCCCCGTAGTGGAGCGCGAGCGCGGCGGAGTCCAGAAGCGCGTCGTCGCCGATGCGCACGGCCTCGGTGTCGATGCTACCGGCGGATTGCTTCACGATCTGGAAGGTCGGGAGACGGGGTTCCGCGGCCTTGCGGAACGTGCGCGCGAGACGTTCGACCGTCTCGACGGCGGTCCGGGGATCGCTGGCATAGACGGCAAGGTTGTCCTCGTCCACCCGGACGAACAGGCGTTCGCCCAGGCGGATGCATAGTTCGCACCAATAGCCGCTGCCTCGTTCCGCGTCTTCGCGGAGCGAATACCACGTCCGTTCGAGCTGGTCGGAGAAGGTCTCTGCGAGACGCTTCACGTCCCACGGACCGTCCGCGGCGCAGTAGTGTTGAGGGCCCGGGCCGAATGCGGCGCGCACGGGCTCGAGCACCCATGTCCGGCTGGAGGTTTCGTAGGCCAGCCGAGCCTGTTCGGTGTTCGCATCACGGGCGTGCCGTGAGGTCTTCAAAATGTCAGTTTTCAGATTCACAATGTTTCGAGGGCGCGCCCTGAGGGCGCAGTGGGAAAAAATTCGCGAGAGCACGAGAAGGTGCGGCTAACGAAGGCGGAATTTCCGCGGGGAAGGGCTGATCGAGCCCGGACGATGCCCCGGAAAGGCGGGGTCCGAAAATCAGCTCCGGCGGCCTGGCGCCACGAGCGGATGGAGTGCCGGAAAAGCCGCACGAACCAGCCCGGGGCGCGTGCCGCGATGCGCGGAGCGTCCAATGGACGAGGTCGATTTGAAGAGTGCGGTGAACATGAGGCCTCCTTGAAGAGAAGGCCGACGAAACGTCATTTCCCGCGAAGAAGCAAGCTCGAAAGGCCCCCGAGCCAGAGCGGGGAAGGCTCCGAACCGAGGAAGCGGGCGGGAGACTTCAGGACGCCGGCGGGTTGTTTTCCGGCGTCTGAGGAGCGGGGGCAGCGGTTTCTTCCGAGACGATCGGCTCGACTGGAGATGCCGGGATTTCCG contains the following coding sequences:
- the rnhA gene encoding ribonuclease HI translates to MKEVVVHSDGACRGNPGPGAWAVVLTFGNVRKELSGGVPATTNNRMELQAAIEGLASLKEPCHVEFFTDSKYVQNGISSWVYGWKRNGWLTKARQPVKNADLWRALDAAASRHRIKWQWLKGHAGHAENERCDVLANAAIDAIQREHTREQLRAALQQFTAANSPEPARELF
- a CDS encoding AAA family ATPase, translating into MNLKTDILKTSRHARDANTEQARLAYETSSRTWVLEPVRAAFGPGPQHYCAADGPWDVKRLAETFSDQLERTWYSLREDAERGSGYWCELCIRLGERLFVRVDEDNLAVYASDPRTAVETVERLARTFRKAAEPRLPTFQIVKQSAGSIDTEAVRIGDDALLDSAALALHYGEDFPAWHEAFVDTLSTRHRGLSVLDGPPGTGKTSYLRQLMVRLKDTHRFYFLAAANLRLLRDAEFVDFWSSERRLHEDASMVVILEDSENALMPRRSDNREEVSLLLSITDGILGEFLRLQVICTINCQARELDPALLRPGRLVAHRHFGRMNRARAERLAVSLGRPLPAGDDFSLAEIFRGERAATPEKRTIGFG